The genomic region TCGACAATGTTCCCAACATCAGTGATGTAAATGTAATGCTGGACATCGTTAAGAATCTGGGTGTGGAAGCCGACTGGTGCGAAAAGAATACGATCCGTATTCATGTCCCCGGTGATATTGGGTACCAGACTCCATACGAATTAGTAAAGAAGTTACGGGCTTCTAATTTACTGTTGGGCCCATTACTGGCCAGGCAGGGGAGAGTGGAGATTTCTTTGCCCGGAGGGTGTAATATCGGTAGCCGGCCTATGGACCTGCATTTCAAGGGATTGGCCGGCATGGGTGCCGAGATTGAACTTGAGCACGGCGTAATAAAAGGCAAATGCGACCGTTTAGAGGGTGCCAAAATTTACCTTGATTTCCCTAGTGTGGGTGCCACGGAAAACATAATGATGGCGGCTGTTTTGGCAAAAGGCCAGACGGTCATTGAAAATGTGGCCAAGGAACCGGAAATTGTCGACTTGGCCAATTTCCTTAATTCCCTGGGCGCCAAGGTGCGAGGAGCAGGAACTGACGTTATTCGTATCGACGGGGTGGAACGGCTGCGAGGCGGTCGTTATTCCGTCATTCCGGACCGCATAGAGGCAGGTACCTTTATGGTTGCTGCGGTGGCTACTGACGGCGACCTTCTTATCGATGGTGTGATTACCACCCATATCGAGCCCCTGATTGCAAAATTGAGGGAAGCAGGGGCAGAAATCAGGGAGGAAGACGAAAAGGTACGAGTGCGCCGTCGGAGCAAACTGCGGCCCATAGACATTAAAACCTTACCCTATCCGGGGTTCCCCACGGACATGCAGTCGCAGGTGATGGCTATGCTTACCACCGTAAAAGGCACCAGTGTAATTGTGGAAAATATCTTTGAAAACCGGCTGCAGGTTGCCGATGAATTCAAACGCATGGGCGCCAAAATAAAGGTAGAAGGCCGTACTGCTATTATTCAGGGGGTTGAAAAACTGCAGGGAGCCAAAGTTAAAGCTTCCGACCTCAGGGCGGGGGCGGCATTGATAATTGCCGGTTTGATGGCGGAAGGAGAAACAGAAATTTGCAATACCCATTATATAGAAAGAGGCTACGAAGGGATTTATGACAAATTAAATGCACTGGGAGTGAAAACTGCTATAAAATATTAAAGTTTATAAACATTTTATAACGCCCTGGCAGGAAAAAAGAGGATAAAGGCAGAACTATAATTTTATCAATTTTTGTCTAAGGAAGTGGGATAATGTCTAAAGGACCAAGCTTCAGGATTAAGCCGATGGTGCGTTTAGGCCTTATTTTTGTGGCTATTACGGGCGGAGGCACCTTGGTTTGGACTCTTTTTTTGATGCACTATTTTGGGGCCACTCCTGAACAGACAAAACAACTGGTAACAGGCGTTATGCCCGTTGGGGTAATTTCCGGCCTTCTTATCCTCTATATGGTGACCAGGATTTTAAAAAGCATATTCCAGGTATTTCTTCAGGCCACTAACAGAGTGGCGGAAGGAGACCTTACCGGAGAAATATATTTTCCTACCAAAGATGTTTTTGGGCGAATGGCCACTGCTTTCAACAAGATGGTTAAGGACATAAGGGATACTGTTCAGCAGAGCGCGTCAACGGCCAATAATGTGGCTTGCGAGTCTCAGCAGGTATATGATGCCACTCAGGAAGCAACCGCTGCTCTGCAGCAAATTTCTGCTGCCATACAGCAAATAATGGGTGGTACGCAAGGGCAAGCATATCAGTTAAATGAAACATTGCAGGTCATGCGGGATTTATCGGCTGCCGTACAACAGATTGCCGCAAGTTCCCAAAATGCTCACGGCGCTTCCCAAAACGCCTCCCGGTTGGCCATTAAGGGCGCTAATGAAGTTGAACGGGCTGTGCTAAAAATGAACAGTATTTCTGAAACCGTGAAGAGATCGGCCCAGGTGGTAAAAACCCTTAATGAAAGGTCCGAACAGATTGGCGAGATAGTCAACGTGATTACCAGTATTGCCGATCAAACTAACCTACTGGCTTTGAATGCCGCTATTGAGGCGGCTAGGGCAGGAGAACACGGCCGGGGTTTTGCCGTGGTTGCAGATGAAGTGAGAAAATTGGCCGAGGGTTCCGGTAAAGCTGCTCAGCAGATTGGCGACCTGATTAAGGAGATCCAGTCAGAAACAAGCATGGCGGTTAATGCCATGGTTGTTGGTTCTAAAGAAGTTGAAGAGGGAGTAGTTATAGCATCTGACGCTCAACAGGCTCTCAAGGAAATTGTTGAGACGGTGGAAAATACAGTTGATATAGTTCAGGAAATTTCGACGGCGGCCCAACAGCAATCAGCAGGCATCACGCAGGTTGTTCAGGCCATAGATAAAATTAATAATATTGCCCAGCAAGTGTCATCGGCGGTTCAACAGGTTTCGGCGGCCGCTCAGCAGCAGATGAATACCAATGAACAGGTAACATTGAATGCCCAGCGGCTGGCTGAGGCAGCTGATGAGTTGAGGAAAAAGATAACTAAGTTCAAAGTATAGCCATAACAAAAAATATAGCTTGAAGTTGTGAGGCCATGGTATAATAACTATGGTCTTGATTTTTTAGAGAATGTTCATCATCAGGACCGGTATTGCTGCTTGCAATATTTTATCCAATTGTGTTAAGTTAAGGAAGTGAAATATATTTGGTGGCTACAGAAATACTGGAAATAGATGTGGGTGGCCGGTTTTTTAAGGTTAGGGCCGTGAAAGACATAGATTCTCTTTTGAATCTGGTCAAAACCAACGATGATGTTCCGTTTTGGGCGGTTTTATGGCCTGCCGCCATCGGTATGGCCCGGTTTTTATGGCAAGGGCCGGACCTCACAGGGCAAAAAATCCTGGAACTGGGAGCGGGGTTAGGATTGGCCGGCATAGTTGCTGCCGCTAAAAACGGGGTTGTGTATCAGACGGATTTATTTCCGGAAGCCCTTGATTTTTGCGCTTTTAATGCGAAACTGAACAAAGTAGGGAACATAAAAAGGATTCAGGCCGATTGGCGTAGTTTTGAGATAACAGAGGATTTCGATATTATACTTGGTTCTGATATACTTTACGAACCGACATTATATCCTTATCTAAAGAGTATTTTTTACAGGCTGTTAAAGCCGGGCGGAAGGATAATCCTTTCTGAC from Thermincola ferriacetica harbors:
- the murA gene encoding UDP-N-acetylglucosamine 1-carboxyvinyltransferase — encoded protein: MNSLIISGGTPLVGEVKIAGAKNAALAIIAAALLTDEPVIIDNVPNISDVNVMLDIVKNLGVEADWCEKNTIRIHVPGDIGYQTPYELVKKLRASNLLLGPLLARQGRVEISLPGGCNIGSRPMDLHFKGLAGMGAEIELEHGVIKGKCDRLEGAKIYLDFPSVGATENIMMAAVLAKGQTVIENVAKEPEIVDLANFLNSLGAKVRGAGTDVIRIDGVERLRGGRYSVIPDRIEAGTFMVAAVATDGDLLIDGVITTHIEPLIAKLREAGAEIREEDEKVRVRRRSKLRPIDIKTLPYPGFPTDMQSQVMAMLTTVKGTSVIVENIFENRLQVADEFKRMGAKIKVEGRTAIIQGVEKLQGAKVKASDLRAGAALIIAGLMAEGETEICNTHYIERGYEGIYDKLNALGVKTAIKY
- a CDS encoding methyl-accepting chemotaxis protein, coding for MSKGPSFRIKPMVRLGLIFVAITGGGTLVWTLFLMHYFGATPEQTKQLVTGVMPVGVISGLLILYMVTRILKSIFQVFLQATNRVAEGDLTGEIYFPTKDVFGRMATAFNKMVKDIRDTVQQSASTANNVACESQQVYDATQEATAALQQISAAIQQIMGGTQGQAYQLNETLQVMRDLSAAVQQIAASSQNAHGASQNASRLAIKGANEVERAVLKMNSISETVKRSAQVVKTLNERSEQIGEIVNVITSIADQTNLLALNAAIEAARAGEHGRGFAVVADEVRKLAEGSGKAAQQIGDLIKEIQSETSMAVNAMVVGSKEVEEGVVIASDAQQALKEIVETVENTVDIVQEISTAAQQQSAGITQVVQAIDKINNIAQQVSSAVQQVSAAAQQQMNTNEQVTLNAQRLAEAADELRKKITKFKV
- a CDS encoding class I SAM-dependent methyltransferase — encoded protein: MATEILEIDVGGRFFKVRAVKDIDSLLNLVKTNDDVPFWAVLWPAAIGMARFLWQGPDLTGQKILELGAGLGLAGIVAAAKNGVVYQTDLFPEALDFCAFNAKLNKVGNIKRIQADWRSFEITEDFDIILGSDILYEPTLYPYLKSIFYRLLKPGGRIILSDPGRKDAQEFICGLGQEEFGVAECRFNVEDSGLHYRVTVYTLKLG